One window of Nostoc sp. C052 genomic DNA carries:
- a CDS encoding inositol oxygenase family protein, translating into MSKTLNNVIAQAQNNPLHSLEEWEEDLLNRYPDPESIVKEGKATEEYRNYETTIRDTVKEFYRLNHINQTYDFVLQKEKEFLKFDKKEMSVWDAVEFLNQLVDDSDPDTDMDQLQHLLQTSEAIRADGHPDWMVLTGFFHDMGKVLCLFGEPQWATVGDTYPVGCAFSDKIVFSEFFKENPDYQNPDYNTKYGIYEPNCGLSNVHISWGHDEYFYQMMKNYLPEPALYMLRYHSFYPQHRENAYEHLMDKHDKEMFKWVSLFNPYDLYSKNPIPPDWQKLKPYYEDLVAKYLPATLKF; encoded by the coding sequence ATGTCGAAAACTCTAAATAATGTCATTGCTCAAGCTCAAAACAATCCCTTACATTCCTTAGAAGAATGGGAAGAAGACTTGCTAAATCGCTATCCCGATCCAGAAAGCATAGTTAAAGAAGGTAAAGCCACTGAAGAGTACAGAAATTACGAAACAACTATTAGAGATACGGTAAAAGAGTTTTATCGGTTAAATCATATTAATCAAACATACGATTTTGTACTTCAGAAAGAAAAAGAATTTTTGAAGTTTGATAAAAAAGAAATGTCTGTTTGGGATGCAGTCGAATTTTTGAATCAATTGGTTGATGATTCCGATCCTGATACAGATATGGATCAATTACAGCATCTATTGCAAACATCAGAAGCCATTCGCGCCGATGGTCATCCTGACTGGATGGTACTTACTGGCTTCTTTCACGATATGGGGAAAGTACTTTGTCTGTTTGGTGAGCCTCAATGGGCTACTGTTGGTGATACTTATCCTGTAGGTTGTGCATTTTCTGATAAAATTGTTTTCTCAGAATTCTTCAAAGAAAACCCTGATTATCAGAACCCCGACTACAACACTAAATATGGCATTTATGAGCCTAACTGTGGATTGAGTAATGTACATATATCATGGGGGCATGATGAGTATTTTTATCAGATGATGAAAAACTATTTACCCGAACCTGCATTGTATATGCTTCGCTATCACTCATTTTATCCTCAACATCGTGAAAATGCTTATGAACATTTGATGGATAAACATGATAAAGAAATGTTTAAATGGGTGAGTTTATTCAATCCCTACGATTTGTATTCAAAAAACCCCATTCCTCCTGATTGGCAGAAATTAAAACCATACTATGAAGATTTGGTGGCTAAATATTTACCAGCAACGTTAAAGTTTTAA
- a CDS encoding MFS transporter, which yields MSFYSQRFTRTTFVLFGAILITLSLLRANYASLSLLMVLWLMAGFGQNCVNLPTQTLIADRIPRDAQGRVYGAHFAWSHLWWAISYPLAGWLGSKFPEGEFLYSSLVGLALLVVVQLTLKPPVDEYEHVHENMWHEHSHIHDEHHQHNYHQEILESEPHTHPHQHRLTRHSHSYFIDIHHPTR from the coding sequence GTGTCATTTTACAGTCAACGCTTTACCCGAACAACCTTTGTGTTGTTTGGTGCGATTTTGATAACTTTATCCCTACTAAGAGCAAATTACGCTTCTTTGAGTCTATTGATGGTTTTGTGGCTAATGGCTGGTTTTGGACAAAACTGTGTGAACTTACCCACCCAAACTTTGATTGCAGATCGTATTCCCCGTGATGCTCAAGGACGGGTTTACGGCGCACATTTTGCTTGGAGTCACTTGTGGTGGGCAATTTCTTATCCGTTGGCTGGGTGGCTGGGAAGTAAATTTCCTGAAGGTGAATTCCTGTATAGCAGTTTAGTTGGTTTAGCACTGCTGGTTGTGGTGCAACTTACCTTAAAGCCTCCAGTCGATGAATACGAACACGTCCATGAAAATATGTGGCACGAACACTCACATATTCACGATGAACATCATCAGCACAACTATCACCAGGAAATACTAGAGTCAGAGCCACATACCCATCCTCATCAACACAGATTAACGCGCCACTCTCACTCTTACTTTATTGATATTCACCACCCTACAAGATAG
- a CDS encoding DUF1815 family protein — protein sequence MFLRLAQQHREFVQDLVMSLQALTIVLERHGYTASCYTCGDQMKSASFMVSLREKHLIRFLVSDYGITWMELWDDRELMKLEGAEAINQLQELGNIVKYPTAIQLKN from the coding sequence GTGTTTTTAAGATTAGCGCAACAACATCGAGAATTCGTTCAAGACTTGGTAATGAGCCTGCAAGCCTTGACAATTGTACTTGAACGGCATGGTTATACTGCGTCATGTTATACATGCGGCGACCAAATGAAGAGTGCTTCATTTATGGTTAGCCTCAGAGAAAAGCACCTGATTCGATTTTTAGTGTCTGATTACGGAATTACTTGGATGGAATTGTGGGACGATCGCGAATTAATGAAGTTGGAAGGTGCAGAAGCGATAAACCAACTACAAGAGTTAGGTAATATTGTCAAGTATCCCACTGCCATACAATTAAAAAATTGA
- a CDS encoding gluconokinase, translated as MIIIVMGVSGSGKTTIGKLLADSLDWEFSDADSFHSPENVEKMRCAIPLSEADRMPWLQDLQTAIKHWLQENKNVVLACSALKDSYRQFLVLDSDGSANAKGDRIKLVYLKGSYELIQMRLQERSNHYMSEKLLDSQFYTLEEPLDALCIDVAQPPQIIVQNIRTALEI; from the coding sequence ATGATTATTATCGTAATGGGTGTATCTGGTTCTGGGAAAACTACCATCGGAAAACTGCTAGCAGACTCCTTAGACTGGGAGTTTAGTGATGCTGATTCTTTCCACTCGCCAGAGAATGTTGAGAAAATGCGGTGTGCTATTCCTCTGAGTGAAGCTGATAGGATGCCTTGGTTACAAGATTTGCAAACAGCTATTAAACACTGGCTACAAGAAAATAAAAATGTGGTGCTGGCGTGTTCGGCTTTAAAAGATAGCTATCGGCAATTTTTGGTATTGGATAGCGATGGCTCCGCCAACGCCAAGGGCGATCGCATCAAGCTAGTTTACCTCAAAGGGTCTTATGAGTTGATTCAAATGCGGTTACAAGAGCGCAGCAATCATTATATGAGTGAAAAACTGCTCGACAGCCAGTTTTATACTCTTGAAGAACCATTAGACGCTCTATGTATTGATGTTGCACAGCCACCCCAGATAATTGTCCAAAATATTAGAACAGCTTTGGAAATTTAG
- a CDS encoding LacI family DNA-binding transcriptional regulator codes for MNKRRISIEDIARRAGVSHSTVSRALRDNALISPKVREEIKRLAQEMSYVPNAIAQSLQNKRTNTIGVVVTSISDPFFAEVVEGIEKIARPAGLSVLLSASHRDFDQEMAAIDTFHRRRVDGILVADSRISKQHIKQLTQIAVPTVLINSQTEDQSEIFHSVEIDDRLGAKLATEHLISLGHTAIGYLGVGDRSRSNKQRLEGYQMALAEAGIPQNTDWVSISDEYNIRRSDVATGQNMLAKLLVAEVTGIFCYNDMVAVGALLACQELGILVPRNLSLVGFDGIALGNYVTPALTTVSQPMLEIGGYAMQMLLDLIEEKTVENRVLSPFLVQRGSSTKLIK; via the coding sequence ATGAATAAACGAAGAATTTCCATTGAAGATATTGCCCGCAGGGCAGGCGTTTCTCATTCTACAGTTTCACGCGCTTTGCGAGATAATGCTCTAATTAGCCCGAAAGTGCGAGAAGAAATTAAGCGACTGGCGCAGGAGATGAGCTATGTGCCAAATGCTATTGCTCAAAGCTTGCAAAATAAACGTACTAATACCATTGGTGTGGTAGTAACTTCAATTTCAGATCCCTTTTTTGCAGAGGTAGTAGAGGGAATCGAGAAGATAGCCAGACCAGCAGGATTGAGTGTTTTATTAAGTGCTTCACACCGAGATTTTGATCAGGAAATGGCAGCTATTGATACTTTTCATCGCCGTAGGGTGGATGGGATCTTAGTAGCCGACTCACGAATTAGTAAGCAGCATATCAAGCAACTCACACAAATTGCTGTGCCAACGGTTCTGATTAATAGCCAGACGGAAGATCAATCGGAAATATTTCACTCAGTAGAAATAGACGATCGCTTAGGTGCTAAGTTAGCTACAGAGCATCTAATTAGTTTGGGACATACTGCCATTGGTTATCTGGGTGTAGGCGATCGCAGCAGGTCAAATAAGCAGCGCCTAGAAGGATATCAAATGGCCCTTGCGGAAGCTGGTATCCCACAAAATACTGATTGGGTTTCAATTAGTGATGAATATAATATCAGAAGAAGCGATGTTGCCACCGGGCAAAATATGCTTGCTAAACTATTGGTTGCGGAAGTTACAGGCATCTTTTGTTACAACGATATGGTAGCAGTTGGCGCTTTGTTAGCCTGCCAAGAATTAGGTATTTTAGTACCGCGAAATTTAAGTCTGGTCGGATTTGATGGTATTGCTTTGGGCAATTACGTTACGCCGGCGCTGACCACAGTTAGTCAGCCAATGTTAGAAATTGGTGGTTATGCCATGCAAATGTTACTCGATTTAATAGAAGAAAAAACTGTGGAAAACCGTGTTTTATCTCCTTTTCTAGTACAGCGTGGTAGTAGTACTAAATTAATCAAATAA